Proteins encoded by one window of Girardinichthys multiradiatus isolate DD_20200921_A chromosome 14, DD_fGirMul_XY1, whole genome shotgun sequence:
- the LOC124880863 gene encoding serine protease FAM111A-like isoform X1 — translation MAPKKRKAEENQPTIPGFFMKKHGDPGSSCSTPRKKPEVPENKMNLGKAKKEIVEDVGTSEVDHLHHFKVKFDSDGQKYTVDCNQPRTVLEIIKSHLSQQFKEKMKRSEENIIIKLGEGNDSHIVPTHFPCSCVEEEECLIVTTSAKVVEQKKAERRVLPRENYSVFFIDKEGGKYTKTKTDMIFRCNNIVEQFRYFCVYGRKGTKVVETLRLDGRFVAGLTDFNLSDNKTGVLTNCTEIVDNLDGRKFHICLPKEGKTKAKDPKQQAIQEQDATQQTSDEEQQEKASASINSQSKSKTTTVLEYAGKEGVSLKTAMEKSDCQIDHKEVYDLLRQQFPKLKELMEERFAGRSFNKALKLKKENFGKIQQTFSKVYTMRQLFNLSESICLLEIKETSSDFKVQGTGFVLSGNLVLTNAHLFKDFKKGMGKNWLKYLNISATFNYENPDGKSKRTFNTEVLVWNHDVDYAVLELICGSQTSDQTEIPPGLLKRFGPVPEPGDDGGACIIGHPAGGERKWDVTCIIRKEDREEAVTQNLEAYKDHLFTVCSINYQIKTNPYADIHVTYNSFMYHGSSGSPVFDPFGRVFGFHTGGFFFDCPRPGHSVIEFAFPLLYIFKMLLDDLQKSGRQDMLDKVLVEAQGNGYLEEIIDRVGLKQSKDQAHCVENQERNGEIGEQSDSEEEMDTSSH, via the exons ATGGCTCCCAAGAAGCGAAAGGCAGAGGAAAACCAGCCAACAATACCTGGCTTTTTCATGAAGAAACAT GGTGATCCTGGCAGCTCCTGCAGCACACCAAGGAAAAAGCCTGAAGTTCCAGAGAATAAG ATGAATTTGGGAAAAGCGAAGAAAGAAATTGTGGAAGACGTTGGAACTTCagag GTTGACCATCTACATCACTTCAAAGTCAAATTTGATTCAGATGGccaaaaatacacagttgacTGTAACCAACCACGCACTGTGCTTGAGATCATAAAATCACATCTAAGCCAAcaatttaaagagaaaatgaagaGATCAGAAGAAAACATCATCATTAAGTTGGGTGAAGGAAATGATTCCCACATTGTtccaacacattttccttgttcTTGTGTTGAGGAAGAAGAGTGTCTGATAGTAACCACTTCAGCTAAAGTTGTGGAGCAAAAGAAAGCAGAGCGCAGAGTCCTGCCAAGAGAAAACTATTCTGTTTTCTTTATAGATAAAGAAGGAGGGAAATACACCAAAACCAAAACGGATATGATATTTAGATGCAACAATATTGTTGAGCAATTTAGATATTTCTGTGTTTATGGGAGAAAAGGGACGAAAGTGGTTGAAACTCTAAGGCTGGATGGTCGCTTTGTTGCAGGTCTCACAGACTTCAATTTGTCTGATAATAAGACTGGAGTTCTTACTAACTGTACAGAAATAGTTGACAACCTAGATGGAAGGAAATTCCACATATGTCTTCCAAAGGAaggcaaaacaaaagcaaaggaTCCAAAACAACAGGCAATTCAAGAACAAGATGCGACTCAACAGACCAGCGACGAGGAGCAGCAGGAAAAAGCATCTGCATCAATTAATTCACAAAGCAAGAGTAAAACAACAACAGTTCTAGAGTATGCAGGAAAGGAAGGCGTCAGTTTAAAGACGGCAATGGAAAAATCAGATTGTCAAATTGACCATAAGGAGGTCTATGACCTTCTGCGGCAGCAGTTTCCAAAGCTGAAAGAATTGATGGAGGAAAGGTTTGCTGGTCGTTCCTTTAATAAAGCCCTAAAACTGAAGAAAGAGAACTTTGGAAAGATCCAACAGACTTTTAGTAAAGTCTACACAATGAGGCAGTTGTTTAACCTCAGCGAGTCCATTTGTCTCTTGGAAATAAAGGAAACTTCTTCAGATTTTAAAGTTCAAGGCACAGGGTTTGTGCTGTCTGGCAACCTTGTTCTAACCAATGCCCACTTATTCAAAGATTTTAAGAAAGGCATGGGAAAAAACTGGTTGAAATATCTCAATATTTCCGCAACGTTCAACTATGAAAATCCAGACGGTAAATCAAAGAGAACATTTAACACAGAGGTGCTTGTTTGGAACCATGATGTAGATTATGCCGTATTAGAGCTCATATGTGGGAGCCAAACCTCTGATCAAACAGAGATACCACCAGGACTCCTGAAGAGATTTGGTCCTGTACCCGAACCAGGTGATGATGGTGGGGCTTGTATTATTGGTCATCCAGCAGGAGGAGAGAGGAAATGGGATGTTACATGTATCATCAGGAAAGAGGACCGGGAGGAGGCTGTCACCCAGAATTTAGAGGCCTACAAGGATCATCTTTTTACTGTCTGCTCAATCAATTATCAGATCAAAACAAACCCCTATGCAGATATTCATGTGACCTACAACAGCTTCATGTATCATGGCTCCTCTGGCTCCCCAGTGTTTGATCCTTTTGGAcgtgtttttggttttcataCCGGTGGATTTTTCTTTGACTGTCCAAGACCTGGTCACAGTGTTATTGAGTTTGCCTTCCCTCTGCtctatatatttaaaatgcttCTGGATGACCTACAGAAAAGTGGCAGGCAGGACATGTTGGACAAAGTTCTGGTGGAAGCACAAGGAAACGGATACCTTGAGGAGATCATTGATCGTGTTGGACTAAAGCAAAGCAAAGATCAGGCTCACTGTGTGGAAAATCAGGAGAGAAACGGAGAAATAGGAGAGCAATCAGATTCTGAGGAGGAAATGGACACAAGttctcactag
- the LOC124880863 gene encoding serine protease FAM111A-like isoform X2: MNLGKAKKEIVEDVGTSEVDHLHHFKVKFDSDGQKYTVDCNQPRTVLEIIKSHLSQQFKEKMKRSEENIIIKLGEGNDSHIVPTHFPCSCVEEEECLIVTTSAKVVEQKKAERRVLPRENYSVFFIDKEGGKYTKTKTDMIFRCNNIVEQFRYFCVYGRKGTKVVETLRLDGRFVAGLTDFNLSDNKTGVLTNCTEIVDNLDGRKFHICLPKEGKTKAKDPKQQAIQEQDATQQTSDEEQQEKASASINSQSKSKTTTVLEYAGKEGVSLKTAMEKSDCQIDHKEVYDLLRQQFPKLKELMEERFAGRSFNKALKLKKENFGKIQQTFSKVYTMRQLFNLSESICLLEIKETSSDFKVQGTGFVLSGNLVLTNAHLFKDFKKGMGKNWLKYLNISATFNYENPDGKSKRTFNTEVLVWNHDVDYAVLELICGSQTSDQTEIPPGLLKRFGPVPEPGDDGGACIIGHPAGGERKWDVTCIIRKEDREEAVTQNLEAYKDHLFTVCSINYQIKTNPYADIHVTYNSFMYHGSSGSPVFDPFGRVFGFHTGGFFFDCPRPGHSVIEFAFPLLYIFKMLLDDLQKSGRQDMLDKVLVEAQGNGYLEEIIDRVGLKQSKDQAHCVENQERNGEIGEQSDSEEEMDTSSH; the protein is encoded by the exons ATGAATTTGGGAAAAGCGAAGAAAGAAATTGTGGAAGACGTTGGAACTTCagag GTTGACCATCTACATCACTTCAAAGTCAAATTTGATTCAGATGGccaaaaatacacagttgacTGTAACCAACCACGCACTGTGCTTGAGATCATAAAATCACATCTAAGCCAAcaatttaaagagaaaatgaagaGATCAGAAGAAAACATCATCATTAAGTTGGGTGAAGGAAATGATTCCCACATTGTtccaacacattttccttgttcTTGTGTTGAGGAAGAAGAGTGTCTGATAGTAACCACTTCAGCTAAAGTTGTGGAGCAAAAGAAAGCAGAGCGCAGAGTCCTGCCAAGAGAAAACTATTCTGTTTTCTTTATAGATAAAGAAGGAGGGAAATACACCAAAACCAAAACGGATATGATATTTAGATGCAACAATATTGTTGAGCAATTTAGATATTTCTGTGTTTATGGGAGAAAAGGGACGAAAGTGGTTGAAACTCTAAGGCTGGATGGTCGCTTTGTTGCAGGTCTCACAGACTTCAATTTGTCTGATAATAAGACTGGAGTTCTTACTAACTGTACAGAAATAGTTGACAACCTAGATGGAAGGAAATTCCACATATGTCTTCCAAAGGAaggcaaaacaaaagcaaaggaTCCAAAACAACAGGCAATTCAAGAACAAGATGCGACTCAACAGACCAGCGACGAGGAGCAGCAGGAAAAAGCATCTGCATCAATTAATTCACAAAGCAAGAGTAAAACAACAACAGTTCTAGAGTATGCAGGAAAGGAAGGCGTCAGTTTAAAGACGGCAATGGAAAAATCAGATTGTCAAATTGACCATAAGGAGGTCTATGACCTTCTGCGGCAGCAGTTTCCAAAGCTGAAAGAATTGATGGAGGAAAGGTTTGCTGGTCGTTCCTTTAATAAAGCCCTAAAACTGAAGAAAGAGAACTTTGGAAAGATCCAACAGACTTTTAGTAAAGTCTACACAATGAGGCAGTTGTTTAACCTCAGCGAGTCCATTTGTCTCTTGGAAATAAAGGAAACTTCTTCAGATTTTAAAGTTCAAGGCACAGGGTTTGTGCTGTCTGGCAACCTTGTTCTAACCAATGCCCACTTATTCAAAGATTTTAAGAAAGGCATGGGAAAAAACTGGTTGAAATATCTCAATATTTCCGCAACGTTCAACTATGAAAATCCAGACGGTAAATCAAAGAGAACATTTAACACAGAGGTGCTTGTTTGGAACCATGATGTAGATTATGCCGTATTAGAGCTCATATGTGGGAGCCAAACCTCTGATCAAACAGAGATACCACCAGGACTCCTGAAGAGATTTGGTCCTGTACCCGAACCAGGTGATGATGGTGGGGCTTGTATTATTGGTCATCCAGCAGGAGGAGAGAGGAAATGGGATGTTACATGTATCATCAGGAAAGAGGACCGGGAGGAGGCTGTCACCCAGAATTTAGAGGCCTACAAGGATCATCTTTTTACTGTCTGCTCAATCAATTATCAGATCAAAACAAACCCCTATGCAGATATTCATGTGACCTACAACAGCTTCATGTATCATGGCTCCTCTGGCTCCCCAGTGTTTGATCCTTTTGGAcgtgtttttggttttcataCCGGTGGATTTTTCTTTGACTGTCCAAGACCTGGTCACAGTGTTATTGAGTTTGCCTTCCCTCTGCtctatatatttaaaatgcttCTGGATGACCTACAGAAAAGTGGCAGGCAGGACATGTTGGACAAAGTTCTGGTGGAAGCACAAGGAAACGGATACCTTGAGGAGATCATTGATCGTGTTGGACTAAAGCAAAGCAAAGATCAGGCTCACTGTGTGGAAAATCAGGAGAGAAACGGAGAAATAGGAGAGCAATCAGATTCTGAGGAGGAAATGGACACAAGttctcactag